A stretch of Mya arenaria isolate MELC-2E11 chromosome 14, ASM2691426v1 DNA encodes these proteins:
- the LOC128217918 gene encoding uncharacterized protein LOC128217918 isoform X2, with translation MALHLSDLYRASTTEKVLDLEKDLKKELEELRQEIDESDIVTDSPSKALSSVPLPRDAMFYREERKLVVDRSLEVSEAQSLVIQAEVMREEMNNAESMEYTPESLPLLLHQYFTTRIHHIVQCKYLHLLRWKRFCQNTATMETLHPIYQKRLSDILMEYNDCVQRANRLSVSRETYMCKKDYALGVLEMEDLLIYLRWLICNLHSTKRFNQYLRVIQWMHVLHKNEVAPPKEDLDEEESSSVAKMASRYNDDVTGILQRPKSGVSRPSSGISPRSQTPLPQPPAINPTLLSTNPLPSASLAYAAAASGGGIATDEDSLGLPLNVVDFKSLKPHLAFLLNVYGINFNLDGIREGNSADEMEMFGAVNRKFKHIFARQETMKTFKTYDRMEIGQENWGIDSPTHALKQESNWLPYVKMRAELNASQEKMWTQLRQISNTDEILRMQAHFIHVSDPEHVQEIYQEHATVVRNPVTVRPVKVTTNHDTNNMNTLQVWRKIYCKPELFNEGEEEDERLDKGDFDERDIENVNLSNNRRSGSARKRRDSYDYINTVQMLGLDEGEQNPSDQSSVQGAYLSFLYLRHLRIKDLQRSCLSMFNYFRSLERTLTINDAGLTQDDTEFKQVSPQDHRLGTETDGTVGGGGGLASHAYLHNTPADFKVSEAEFIEMADEDNHDDFYTIEDGRTHVQDQRGYYIMYEAATTDLENLEKDLMLLATHYIEKDRNLRSVSKVKTMTESARTRQHTSMGPGDFNIPNYAHTEIDRFGIMMDLWNNETAFMECKRELIDCYMEAYHNVFDRDEKRALAQVIINLMYQRPRFDLTSEYFIKIYRAESVILRQHVNLVKGILDKQIEDMREYNQKVCRDGDKYGLPHRIVPKQPISVNHSKSALRNLFILEFHPSLAIASRIPQAMKFARQELMHIHKPDTILEALIMEKKMYEIALTEWTTMEPIGTSFSPQMQKDLFAEVFVEDPLFICEIAERFASEEPDDTAARGQMKTKNKIMMAKIGRVLEAVHVRQRLIDAAWETEILAKIYRQQAQEMGFDDFHMYMRFVQMEFAGFKEDAGKPPPTFITSVLEDESLVDRYTPGFLYLAIHELDEAHVGRFSFRSRDGIMEIVKPGGLETLQVVLKTQVVHKNAVTCAVQQAHACQPGKEQEFKSGRNSPTETKSEKSSLTQLTGMSSSTAGTALAAKMAEAGGLKKRSPEAFMSIQLEKTPSRDVMLNEFINKKNQMGTVLRNPDEMTKLKRSLISSFCNNFNRRLAQFSLRGQLLSYYNSILTLLDEFPQVRDTYFMLGESNEKKSNLDDIAGLTPDPRQMRKRPRRVLSPDGKHVLNIWFIPHHTETLIMFKTLNDEHCVLALTYCLIIVSALHDMLQYLCAHSRLGSSHARLGSRKMEFVSADWGGTEGVGAELREIQKQIDNLPHSTEPRSVSEFMNLRRDVMFLEFDTAVRHCMADTFLSTGNTQAYKSIISNYHHALPALSNVQRPSVFTTFMAVPEPLESRDLSAKEMFPIRAFYGRNGPYPTMFWQWHMIEYYIQLCLAGLKDVDRHVANGEILGVTLLMEDVLQTGYQDVSLLTDHAGNGEAEKGKERKARSGSVRNIEVKRNSSALGLTAKMPISGTSLSRTQEPIKAYRLLKFFLMLWKCLEYLKTDWGRRKLGIQGIDSMSQHREFCKVYKTEVLLPTLQSVARRLGQGEMYEGISLDTDPLVMPRGASEIEVRAKQLVKLLENHECHMITELRKKMAKELTLVLAERGRAEETALPTDLWKRPVMKESFTITKPHVTEAFYEKLMTQCEENDDSITFSRKHLNGCVAELARAVMGREKSNFDSYTMYYENLLRANHQNLYQKEQEVKQLKDQLKSLQQNIMVEVQCQLANQGHDLIMEITALRAKVAEMRQMSFDQQKEIRERVRQEYDELIQNLFSSTYALKNKFDEFRMELNDDVYEKISDTRREAFKAMSMVREKFGSSIEDSGAGNALSKSETLRELQHENHVLNSLLLKMKAMKTWRQNHNLVNNLKNTQELRNECDNNKKICESMRMEAEEQIILLRQQIVALRKALTDAQKEANDVKKLLDRELKEKLEKSHEAMQKARSQRQLEQAKQANIEKLLEELTDKENQLAILSEEKDRNMKQHSAYYDKIKKDVDTTRKRLQHERNMKLDAFQRVDDLQAVVYDYESCVSRTQSAFTPATPSTGKRSRVQSAQKSLPASRGTPSSGLFPPAIIWPNNRSITPDLGSLNNDPHSKKMQRPKTVGGRLRSRIADQLLNELEFDKRQTIVQLEELAIDGGKPIVNY, from the exons ATGGCTTTGCATCTATCCGATCTCTACCGGGCTTCTACCACGGAGAAAGTCCTTGACCTTGAGAAGGACTTGAAAAAAGAACTCGAAGAGCTGAGACAAGAAATTGATGAGAGCGATATTGTCACTGACTCACCGTCTAAGGCTCTCAG ttcagTCCCTCTGCCCCGAGATGCGATGTTTTACAGAGAGGAGCGGAAATTGGTGGTTGACAGGTCTTTGGAG gTGAGCGAGGCCCAGTCTCTAGTTATTCAGGCGGAGGTTATGAGAGAAGAGATGAACAATGCTGAAAGCATGGAATACACGCCAGAGAGTCTACCGCTCTTACTTCATCAG TATTTCACAACAAGAATCCACCACATCGTTCAGTGTAAATACCTCCATCTCCTACGCTGGAAAAGATTCTGTCAGAACACCGCTACCATGGAAACGCTTCATCCCATCTACCAAAAAAGACTCAG TGATATTTTAATGGAGTATAATGACTGTGTCCAGCGTGCGAACCGGCTCTCTGTCTCCCGGGAGACATACATGTGCAAGAAGGACTATGCCCTGGGGGTGCTGGAGATGGAAGATCTTCTCATCTACCTACGCTGGCTTATATGTAACCTTCACTCAACCAAGAGGTTCAACCAGTACCTGAGG GTTATACAATGGATGCATGTTCTCCACAAGAACGAGGTTGCTCCTCCAAAAGAGGATCTTGACGAGGAGGAAAGTTCGAGTGTGGCAAAGATGGCATCGCGCTACAACGACGATGTCACAGGCATTCTACAGAGACCAAAGTCGGGGGTTTCAAGACCGAGTTCGGGCATTTCACCTCGATCACAAACCCCACTACCCCAACCTCCTGCCATCAACCCGACATTGTTGTCGACGAACCCACTGCCGTCAGCGTCTCTGGCTTATGCAGCTGCAGCTTCTG GAGGTGGTATTGCTACTGACGAGGACAGTTTAGGACTGCCGTTGAACGTCGTTGACTTCAAGAGCCTTAAACCCCATCTTGCCTTCCTGCTTAACGTCTATGGCATCAACTTT AACCTGGACGGTATCCGAGAAGGCAACAGCGCAGATGAGATGGAAATGTTTGGAGCAGTCAACAGAAAGTTCAAGCATATATTCGCGCGTCAGGAGACCATGAAAACGTTCAAGACTTATGACAGAATGGAG ATTGGCCAAGAAAACTGGGGTATAGATTCCCCCACCCACGCCTTGAAGCAGGAATCCAACTGGTTGCCATACGTGAAAATGCGTGCTGAGTTGAATGCCTCGCAGGAGAAAATGTGGACCCAACTGAGGCAGATTAGCAACACGGATGAAATTCTGCGGATGCAGGCACATTTTATACATGTCTCCGACCCTGAG CATGTGCAAGAGATATATCAGGAGCATGCTACAGTGGTTCGTAACCCTGTCACAGTTAGACCAGTCAAGGTTACGACCAACCATGATACCAACAACATGAATACTCTTCAGGTGTGGAGGAAGATTTACTGCAAACCTGAACTCTTCAATGA GGGTGAAGAGGAGGACGAGAGATTGGACAAGGGTGATTTTGATGAGCGCGACATCGAGAACGTGAACCTGTCCAATAATCGACGGTCTGGGAGTGCGAGAAAACGCCGTGACAGTTACGACTACATCAACACAGTACAGATGCTTG GTCTTGATGAAGGGGAACAGAACCCCAGTGACCAGAGCAGCGTCCAGGGAGCATATCTGTCATTCCTCTACCTGAGACACTTGAGGATCAAGGACTTACAGAGATCT TGTCTGAGTATGTTCAACTACTTTAGATCCCTAGAAAGGACTTTGACCATCAATGAtgctggtttaacccaggatgACACGGAATTCAAACAAGTTAG TCCCCAAGACCACAGACTGGGAACAGAAACAGATGGAACTGTCGGAGGCGGTGGGGGTCTTGCGTCACATGCCTATCTACATAACACGCCCGCTGACTTCAA AGTGAGTGAGGCGGAGTTTATTGAGATGGCCGATGAGGACAACCATGATGATTTCTACACAATAGAAGATGGCCGAACACACGTGCAGGATCAGCGAGGCTACTACATCATGTATGAGGCAGCCACAACAGATCTTGA AAACCTTGAGAAAGACCTGATGTTACTGGCCACCCATTACATAGAGAAAGACAGGAACCTACGAAGTGTGTCCAAGGTGAAGACCATGACAGAGTCTGCTAGAACCAGACAG cacACATCCATGGGCCCAGGAGACTTCAACATCCCGAACTACGCCCACACGGAGATCGACAGGTTCGGCATCATGATGGACCTCTGGAACAATGAGACCGCGTTCATGGAGTGTAAACGTGAACTGATTGACTGCTACATGGAGGCGTACCACAACGTGTTCGATAGGGATGAGAAACGAGCTCTCGCACAG GTGATTATTAATCTGATGTACCAGCGGCCAAGGTTTGATCTGACATCTGagtatttcatcaaaatctACCGGGCAGAATCAGTCATTCTCCGACAACATGTCAACCTTGTTAAGGGAATTCTTGATAAACAG ATTGAGGATATGCGAGAATACAACCAGAAAGTGTGTCGAGACGGTGACAAGTATGGGCTGCCACATCGCATCGTTCCAAAACAACCTATCTCTGTCAACCATAGCAA GTCAGCACTGCGGAACCTGTTCATTCTGGAGTTCCACCCCAGCCTGGCCATAGCGAGCAGGATACCACAGGCCATGAAGTTCGCTCGTCAG GAGTTAATGCATATCCATAAGCCTGATACCATTCTCGAAGCTCTGATCATGGAAAAGAAAATGTACGAGATTGCGCTTACTGAATGGACGACCATGGAACCAATAGGCACGTCATTCTCACCGCAGATGCAGAAAGAT CTGTTTGCGGAAGTGTTTGTGGAAGACCCCCTGTTTATCTGCGAGATTGCGGAACGATTTGCTTCAGAGGAACCTGACGACACGGCTGCAAGGGGACAGATGAAGacgaaaaacaaaatcatgatgGCGAAGATTGGACGAGTGCTTGAG GCAGTTCATGTAAGACAGAGGTTGATAGATGCAGCTTGGGAGACGGAAATTCTCGCAAAG ATATACCGCCAACAAGCCCAAGAGATGGGATTCGATGACTTCCACATGTACATGAGGTTCGTGCAGATGGAGTTTGCAGGCTTCAAGGAAGATGCAGGGAAACCCCCACCCACGTTTATAACCTCTGTCCTGGAGGATGAGTCACTTGTTGACAG GTACACTCCAGGGTTTCTGTATCTGGCCATACACGAGCTGGACGAGGCTCACGTTGGGAGATTCAGTTTCCGTAGCAGGGATGGAATTATGGAG ATTGTGAAGCCAGGTGGTTTGGAGACACTGCAGGTGGTTTTAAAGACGCAGGTTGTCCATAAAAATGCTGTAACCTGTGCTGTGCAGCAAGCACATGCCTGCCAGCCTGGCAAGGAGCAAGAATTTAAGAG tgGGAGGAACAGCCCTACAGAAACAAAATCGGAGAAATCCTCGCTCACACAGCTGACCGGTATGTCAAGTTCAACAGCAGGAACGGCGCTGGCTGCCAAGATGGCTGAAGCAGGCGGGCTCAAGAAACGATCGCCCGAGGCCTTCATGTCTATACAGCTGGAAAAG ACGCCAAGCCGCGATGTGATGTTGAATGAGTTTATTAACAAGAAGAACCAGATGGGAACAGTTCTGAGGAACCCTGATGAAATGACCAAACTAAAGAG GTCTCTGATATCATCGTTCTGTAACAACTTCAATCGTCGCCTGGCCCAGTTCTCTCTCCGCGGCCAACTCCTCTCATACTACAACAGCATTCTCACGTTACTCGATGAATTCCCACAAGTCAG GGACACATATTTTATGCTGGGAGAGTCGAACGAGAAGAAATCCAACCTGGATGATATTGCCGGACTTACTCCAGACCCTAG ACAAATGCGTAAACGACCTCGCAGAGTTCTGTCCCCTGAtggaaaacatgttttgaacatCTGGTTCATTCCACATCACACAGAAACACTGATCATGTTTAAAACGTTGAATGACGAGCACTGTGTCCTTGCCCTCACGTATTGTCTGATAATCGTCTCAGCCCTTCATGATATGCTGCAGTACTTGTGCGCGCATTCAAGACTCGGATCATCTCACGCGAGACTTGGCTCAAGAAAAATGGAGTTTGTCTCGGCTGATTGGGGCGGTACCGAGGGTGTCG GTGCTGAATTACGAGAAATACAGAAGCAGATCGACAACCTCCCGCACTCGACCGAGCCTCGATCTGTGTCGGAGTTTATGAATCTACGCCGCGATGTCATGTTTCTTGAGTTCGATACGGCTGTCCGACACTGCATGGCAGATACTTTCCTCTCTACTGGAAATACGCAGGCTTATAAG TCGATCATCAGCAACTACCATCATGCCTTGCCGGCATTGAGCAACGTTCAGCGTCCGTCCGTGTTTACCACATTTATGGCGGTTCCTGAACCACTGGAATCAAGAGATCTGTCTGCCAAGGAAATGTTCCCGATAAGGGCTTTCTATGGAAG GAACGGTCCGTACCCAACCATGTTCTGGCAGTGGCACATGATAGAATACTACATCCAACTGTGTCTAGCGGGGCTTAAAGATGTGGACAG GCATGTAGCAAACGGGGAAATCCTCGGTGTCACCCTTCTGATGGAGGACGTGTTACAAACCGGGTACCAGGATGTGTCCCTGCTAACTGATCATGCTGGAAACGGGGAAGCAGAGAAAGGGAAAGAACGCAAGGCCAGGTCGGGAAGCGTCCGCAACATTGAAGTGAAACGAAACTCATCTGCACTCGGATTGACAGCTAAAATGC CGATATCAGGTACCAGTCTATCTCGTACCCAGGAGCCAATCAAAGCTTACCGTCTGCTCAAGTTCTTCCTCATGCTGTGGAAATGTCTTGAGTACCTCAAAACAGACTGGGGACGCAGAAAACTTGGAATACAAGGAATCGACAGCATGTCACAGCATAGGGAATTCTG CAAAGTATACAAGACAGAGGTTTTATTGCCGACCCTCCAGAGTGTTGCTAGGCGACTAGGTCAGGGTGAAATGTACGAGGGCATCTCCTTAGATACGGACCCCCTCGTAATGCCCCGGGGTGCATCAGAGATTGAAGTCAGAGCTAAACAG ctTGTGAAGTTATTGGAAAACCATGAGTGTCACATGATAACAGAGCTCCGTAAGAAGATGGCGAAGGAACTAACCCTGGTCCTGGCAGAGAGAGGAAGAGCAGAAGAGACTGCACTGCCAACTGATCTTTGGAAAAGACCA gTTATGAAAGAAAGCTTCACTATCACCAAGCCCCACGTCACAGAGGCATTCTACGAGAAACTCATGACACAGTGTGAAGAAAACGACGATTCGATTACGTTCTCCCGGAAACACCTGAACGGTTGTGTGGCGGAGCTAGCGCGAGCAGTGATGGGTCGGGAGAAGAGTAATTTCGACAGCTACACAATGTACTATGAGAATCTCCTTAGAGCCAACCATCAGAATCTGTATCAAAAAGAACAG GAGGTTAAACAGTTAAAGGACCAACTGAAGTCTCTACAACAGAACATTATGGTGGAGGTCCAGTGTCAGCTGGCCAACCAGGGCCATGACCTGATCATGG AGATCACCGCCCTGCGGGCCAAGGTCGCAGAAATGCGTCAAATGAGCTTCGACCAACAAAAGGAAATACGCGAACGTGTACGCCAGGAATATGATGAACTCATCCAAAACTTGTTCAGCTCAACATATGCACTGAAAAACAAGTTTGATGAGTTTAGGATGGAATTAAATGATGACGTGTACGAAAAAATCTCGGACACGAGACGAGAAGCGTTTAAGGCGATGAGCATGGTGCGGGAAAAGTTTGGAAGCTCCATTG AAGACTCTGGTGCAGGAAATGCCCTGTCTAAGTCGGAGACGTTACGTGAGTTACAACATGAGAACCACGTGCTCAATAGTCTCCTGTTGAAGATGAAGGCGATGAAAACATGGCGACAGAATCACAACCTCGTTAATAACCTGAAAAAT ACACAAGAGCTCCGTAATGAGTGTGACAACAACAAGAAGATCTGTGAGTCAATGAGAATGGAGGCTGAAGAACAGATTATATTGCTACGGCAACAGATTGTGGCCCTTCGTAAAGCACTGACGGACGCACAAAAGGAGGCCAACGATGTGAAGAAACTCCTGGATAGAGAG TTAAAAGAAAAGCTAGAAAAGAGCCATGAAGCGATGCAGAAAGCCAGAAGTCAGCGACAACTAGAACAGGCTAAACAGGCCAACATTGAAAAACTG CTAGAAGAACTCACCGACAAGGAGAACCAGTTGGCAATCCTCTCTGAGGAGAAGGATCGTAACATGAAGCAGCATTCCGCGTACTATGATAAGATTAAGAAGGACGTTGATACAACGCGGAAACGCCTCCAACATGAGAGGAACATGAAACTTGACGCCTTCCAACGTGTGGACGATCTACAGGCTGTG